A stretch of the Archangium violaceum genome encodes the following:
- a CDS encoding protein tyrosine phosphatase encodes MLLPPLAPDASFAPLVLDSDEPQARRFRMSAGFESSRRGGTYGPHSCSGSAQFSLAGWDDIQERLGRPAPESLYVLDLRQESHGFLDGAAVSWYARHNWGCVGLAKDEVLQLEELRLRLLSRAETVWVGDARALKEGRGPHFTEWTPEHVRTEQEALGLPEGHYLRLPVTDHLRPDDAVIDRFIHFIRDLRGETHLHFHCRGGKGRTSFFLTLLELLWNAEHLPLEAILERQQQFNDYDLRKRPPPDSYKAAFAPERLDLLTRFHDYARANPGGRPLSWTQWPLSERGL; translated from the coding sequence ATGCTTCTGCCGCCCCTGGCTCCCGATGCCTCCTTCGCCCCGCTCGTGCTCGACTCCGACGAGCCCCAGGCCCGCCGCTTCCGCATGAGCGCGGGCTTCGAGTCCTCACGGAGGGGCGGAACGTACGGTCCCCACTCCTGCTCGGGCAGCGCCCAGTTCTCCCTGGCGGGCTGGGACGACATCCAGGAACGGCTCGGCCGCCCGGCCCCCGAGAGCCTCTACGTGCTCGATTTGCGCCAGGAGTCCCATGGCTTCCTCGACGGAGCGGCGGTCAGTTGGTACGCCCGGCACAACTGGGGATGTGTCGGGCTCGCTAAGGACGAGGTGCTTCAGCTCGAGGAGCTGCGGTTGCGGCTCCTGTCACGCGCGGAGACCGTCTGGGTGGGGGATGCCCGCGCGCTCAAGGAGGGCCGCGGACCTCACTTCACCGAGTGGACACCGGAGCACGTTCGGACGGAACAGGAAGCGCTGGGCCTGCCCGAGGGACACTACCTGCGCCTTCCCGTCACCGACCACCTGCGCCCCGATGATGCGGTCATCGACCGCTTCATCCACTTCATCCGGGACCTGCGGGGCGAAACGCACCTGCATTTTCACTGCCGGGGGGGCAAGGGCCGCACGTCCTTCTTCCTGACGCTCCTGGAGCTGCTCTGGAACGCGGAGCACCTGCCGCTCGAGGCCATCCTCGAGCGCCAGCAACAGTTCAACGATTACGACCTGCGCAAGAGGCCGCCCCCGGACAGCTACAAGGCGGCCTTCGCCCCCGAACGGCTCGACCTGCTCACGCGCTTCCACGACTACGCCCGCGCGAACCCGGGGGGCCGCCCCCTCTCCTGGACGCAATGGCCGCTATCGGAACGAGGCCTTTGA